DNA sequence from the Camelus dromedarius isolate mCamDro1 chromosome 24, mCamDro1.pat, whole genome shotgun sequence genome:
TGAGGTAAACATCGAATGACCTCCCCATCGGCACAGGTCCTGAGGTGGCCTTATCTATGCGTGCACAACAAATAAACAGCCTTCTCGTATCATGGCGACAGTGATTAACACCAGTACCCAGCAGGCCTTTCCTTCCAGGCACCATGCTGTCTTGACtcgttcaggctgctgtaacaagagTGCCATAGACTGGGGGGCTTAAATGAcacatttatttcccacagttctggaggcggggatgtccaaggtcaaggtgctggcagattcagtgtctgatgaGGACCTGCTTCCTGGCCCATAGAGGGCTATCTTTTCACTGTATCCagagagggcagaaaaggggAGGGAGCTTTCTGGTGGTCTCTTGTATAAGGCCACTGTTCCTATTCATGAGACcctcaccctcatgacctcatcccCTCTCAAAGGCCACACCACCTCCTACCATCACATTAGGTGTTCAGGTTTAAATATGATTGGGGGAGGTGGACAAACATCACCAGAACCATCAGccttttgaggggggaggtaattaggtttatttatttatttatttattaatggaggtactggggattgaacccaggaccttgtgcactctaccactgagctgtaccctccccccagcaccaGCCCTCTCCATCTTCATAAAACATGCTCTGAGATTGGTCTTACTTGCGATCCCCATTGTATAtcgtgaggaaactgaggcttgaggtGGCCAAACAGGTTTCCCAAAgtcctttatttgtttttaattgtttcaattttaatatattttattgcattCACTATACCTGAAATATTTTCACTTAATCATGCGATCAGTATGAAGATGACTAATGAggtatttgcattcttttttctccccttatgCTTAATCTTTAATAtccattgtgtattttttaattgaagtttacaatgtgtcaatttctggtgtacagcataatgtttcagtcatatatatatacacatatattcgttttcatattctttttcaatcttttacaacaagatattgaatagagttccctgtgctctacagaagaaacttgttgtctatctattttatatatagtagttagcagtCCTTTAGAGTGAggacagcagagccaggagagaACAACACAGTTAGGGACCGCAGGGCTGAGACACGCAAAAGGGTGACACAGGCAGACTCATCGGGAGCCGGCAGGGCTTGGATCAGCAGCAGGATGCAGGCGAGAAGGAAGCAGGCCAGCAGCATCCCTCAGGCAGTGATGAGCTGACACACAGCTGGGAGTGCCGTGTGAGGTGGAGGGACCTGGAACGGAGCCTTCCCGAGAGGAGCCCCCTCCTGTCACCGTCTGTTACGTCGTGAGCACAAGGTGCCCGTGCAGACAACGCTGACACCTCCGTAATCATCATTTAATTGTGGCACCTGCCCTTTGAAACGCTGAGCCCgaggaaagaaaacacaatgaAGCAGCTAATAGAAGCTGGTGTGTGAGCTTCTACAGCAGGGCGCTCTTTGAATGTGTATGAATAGTGTCAGAGAAGTTCACTGCGGGTGGAATCCCCAGTCAGGGGCAGGTGAACTGAGCCAGATCTCGTTAATTCAAAAGCAGGGAGCATCTCGTTTTAGAATCTCTGGGCTGTGACGGTCCAATAACAAAAGAGGAAGGATTGAGGGAGATCTGTAGGTCAGAAGACACTGATGGGGTCTGAGGTTGTAGGCAGGAGAAAGGCTTAGATTTTAGAACCATCCTTCCCAACCTGTGGGCTGGCGAATATCTGCAAGGGACCCTCCCATCCCTGTCGATACCAAACATGGAGTATCAGCTAAACCAATAGAAatctcacacacgcacacacacacacatctggccACTTTTCAGACATGTAGATTCCATGGTGACGACTCAatcacaaattcattttaaaagattgtcGACTTCATGGTTGCTTTCTGTCCATATGTTTTCTAAATCAAACCGTATGAACAAGTCAGCTTCTGCTGCGTGGTGGTCTGTGGGTGCTGAagcccaggaggggagggtgggggttaGTCACACTGGGAAAAGTCAGGGACCACAAGGAGGACTAAAAGCAAGCCTACGATTGGGGCAGTTGGAGGGATGGGCCCTAGAAAGTGGCCAAGCTCTGCCCAGAACTGAGGCTTTTCAAATGCTTGGGCACCTCGGGGTggcaaagagaaagagatttCTAGGAATTCATTGGAATCTGTGCCAAACTGAAATGGTTGGGTGCTGTCAGAGTGGGCTGTATCATCGCCATATGTATCCGTGTGGCTTTCTGTGAATCAGGGTCATCATTTGCAGACACATGTCTCTATTAGGCAACGGGTAATAGGCACTTGGACTCAGAACTTAAGCAGGGCTAGTCTCCTTCACTCACTCAACGAATAGATTTGTTTGCACCCACTACGCGCTACGATACACTAGCAGTAATAACAAGAGGGGACAGTTCCCAGTACTCGCTCTATGCTGGGATGAGGGCTGCCTGATACCTTTTCTTTTGAATGAGGAGGAGAtgtcattatccccatttgacgGATGAtggaactgaggctcaaagacaCGAAATGAGTTGCTCAAGGCGAGTTGTGGTTCAGAGATGGAACCCTAGAGTTGAACGCTGAGTCACCCACCTTGGTCAGGGTGAGCACGCACTGACAAGCTTCTGAGGGAGATGACTGTAGACTGTGAAATCAAGTCAACCCTCAGCCAGTGATTCCCCACGTAAAACTCAGCCAGTGATTCTCTACCTGAAACTCACTGACTTCTATGATCCTAAGAGATAAAGGCAGACCTCCCTGACTACTTTTACTATTTCAGAAGATGCAAGCTTCTTCAGGGCAAGACCTTATTCTTTGTTTTATCTCCTCAtgttagcacagtgcttggcatatgaCCATTGCCAAGttaatgaacagatgaatggtttTTTGAATCCTCAAATATCTGTACTTACCTGGCACAAACTTTCAATCCACAGAAACACCTGCGACCTGAGTTTGCTGTTTTCTCCCAGGATGTGGTCAGGTGTCATTCAAAATTGGAATcacttcctcattcttttccagttatttaaattctttgtatATCTTCCAAGcccccctctttcttcctctcccctgctATCTGCAAGGCACTCTTTTAGATATTAACTCATATAATCTCCACAAAGTCCTGATAAAATGGGTCTGCTCAGTATGATGCCTGTttccagatgatgaaactgaggtgcCAATTACTTGGGTTAGTACTTGGCCCAGAGTCACACACAGCTCATAAGTGGATCCAAATTCGGTTCACCTGGAGTGTCTGCTGCTAACCGCCAGGCTGTAGAGCCCAGTGTCTGAAAGTGCTGGGAGAAGCTGGTCTGGTGTCAGAAGCTGAGCTCTCAACAGCAAAGCAGCACAGAATGAGCCCGCAGTGAGTGGCGTATGATTACCACCTTACGCTGGTTATTGTTGTTGTTCCCTAGGAGGCGGTCCCGGGGCGCTGACCTGCGTCCCCCGATGGCGCTTGCGCTCAGCTCAGCGCCGCCGCCTGGGGGAGCGGAGCCCAGTCGGAGAGCGTGTCTGCGAGAGCAGCTGTGCGATCTTGCGGGCTGCTTCTCGCTTCAGGACTGTGTGTTGACGCTGATGTCACGGCTGCTCTGAGCACCCCAGATACTGTTAACGAGCTGTTCCAAGCCCAGCTGCAGTGTTTTCTCACCATATGGTCCACGCTGCCGTGCGCGGTCTTTCAAACAGGGATGGGGCACGGGACTCAGAAACGCGCGACCCCGCGCGCGGGAAACCCGCGTAGAGGAGCCGGTGCGCTCCCAACTGCCCAGTTCTGGCCTGCAGGGGCCATGCGTTCGTGCACAGGTCATTCATTTGTCCACCCAACACCCACACGTAGTAATGGGGCGGCTGCCGCGCGGCAGATACTGGGTGGGACACTGGGAAGACAAAGTGAATAAAACGTTGCCCGTGGCTTTGAAGAACTGAGACTAGgcatgtggggggaggggggcaggcatGGGAACAAACCATATTATGACATTATTCTAAATTGGGTAATACGGGGAGTTACCAACGACTCTGAAAATTAAAAGGACTTAGTGAAAATCTTTATAAtgtaattaaacttttttttttctttttttttttgcacaccaGCATCTAAGCCCCTTTCCTAGTCAGGAGAAGTCCCCAGATTGGCTAAAGTCAGGCCCCATCTTCTACTGGCGAAGGTAAAGAGCATCTGACATTCCTGCTCCCTACTTTCTGGCTGGTGGACTGAGAACACATGTCCACCTCCAACTTGGAGCTCCCTTGAGTTTGAGAATCCTGGATCAAGATGATTACTCAGCTCCTGCACTTAAGGATCTCATATCACAAGTCCAAAATCAGACTTGGTACCTTCCCCTGAAACCGGCTTCTTTCCGGTGTTCTCCACATCAATAACCTGCACTGCTACTGACCCATTAGCTCAGGCCAACAATCTTGCAGTCATCTCTGACACCCTCTGTCTCTTGCACATACATCCCACCCATCGTAAAGGACCATTGGCCGTACTTTTTAAGGGCATCCGATTCTGAACGCTTCATCCCCCAGTTGCCCTCTTCATCGGCATCCGTGCCACCACCATCTCTGTCCTGTCCCCCTCTTAGTGGACTGCCTTCCTCCCACTATTGCCACATTCCTCTTTGTTCTCAGcaaagcagccagaaaaaaaaaaggtcttaaaATGTAAATCCTATGTTTTCCTGTTTAATGTCCTTCAGTGGTTTCTCATCACACACAGAATAAAACCCAATGTCTTTCCTGTGGCCCAGAAGACCCCCCCACCATggcctttccctccccacccctctgcttTTCTCACTTTCTTAGCTATGTTCACTCCTCTCCAGCATGACTGGTCTCCGCTCTGCATCTCAAGCACACTGAGATGTGAGAACATGGGTGTGTTGAAATGTCAGACCCAGGCGAGAAGAACTTACCTAAaaccaggagagagaaagaaaattggagCTGAAGAGTTcctgagaaggcagagggagataAGACCCAAAGCCCAGTTGAGGAGTGGTTCTCTCACCCATGGAAGAGCTGCATCCTTTAGTTTTTCAGGAAGAAGGAGattagaatagataaagaaatagtTGCtgtgatcccactcctgggcatatatccagagaaaactataatttgaaaagacacatgcacctcagtgttcacagcagcactgtttgcaatagtcaagacatggaaacaacctaaatgtccatcaacagaggactggataaagaaattgtggtctatatacacaatggaatactactcagccataaaaaagaataaaataatgccatttgcagcaacatggatggatctggagattgtcattctgagtgaagtaagccagaaagagaaagaaaaatatcatatgatatcacttatatgtggaatcttaaaagaaaaaaaaaaaagacacaaatgaactcgtttacaaaacagaaacaaactcacagacatagagaacaaacttatggttaccaggtgggtaagggggtgggaaggaataaaccgGGAGTTTGAActttgcacatactaactactatatataaaacagataaacaacaagcatcTACTGTATATAAGAcagaactctattcaatatcttgtagtaacctataatgaaagagtataaaaatgaatgtatgtatgtatgtatgtgtgtgactgaaacatgactgtatgtcagaaattgacacaacatggtaaactgactatacttcaatgaaaaaatttttaaagaaaaagttgttGGATCGAGGGCCCAGGAAATAAGAGAGGTGAGGGGATAAGGCTGAGAAATGGCAGATTAGGGCAACAAAACAAATCACAGCAAATCCCCGCTGTAGGACAGGAGATTAATGGTTTATTCATCCATTAATGAATCAGTGACACTGATGTGGAGTTACATTTGCTCAGCCTTGAGCTTAGGAACCAAAGACATCCTTCCTCAGTGAGACCTTGAAAAATTACCTTTaggttctgagtctgtttctttctctggaaAATTGGAATAGTAATGATACCTGCTCTGTTGATTAAAATACTTATGTGATGCTGTAAAGAACTCTCCACTTACCAGATGTTGTTAGATTGGAAGCTCGGTGGGGGAAAGGGactatgtctgttttgttcattattaTATTGCCATTTATGGAAGTAGGTATTTACGGAAtggacgaatgaatgaatgaatgaatgaatataactgATTCGAATTGGTTTGGGGAAGGGGGAACGGCCACTTCATTTTGGAGCAGCTACTGGATAGCTTCCTACTGGCCCAAAACTCCTGTGTGTCTCATGCCACGACAGTTGTATCTTGTCTCAATGAAATGGTCTTACCGTGTGTGCTCCAAAATAGGAACTCTCCTAAAATAGATGGTGTCCTCTGTCTGCAGTATGATGATTAAAGCCATTTGggctcctctgctcccctctgccttctccagtgccagctccagccccactcctctCATTCCCTTTTGccccaggcactgagctaggcaCGCACTTACCCCGCCATACACAGTGGCTTTCAGGCTGGGTACCATTTATCCCGGATGCTTCAGATAAAACTCTCAAGGTCCACAAGGATCTTGACAGACTGTAGCAATTAGCTGAACGGGGTCTATGTAAAGACAAACACTGAGGTCTAAGAAGGGACTGGCAGAgacaggaggagaagaaaaagcctAACAGGTGCTCCTGGGTCTAAAGAAAAATGCAACACAATAAAGGAGCAAAAATCTGGGGGGCAAAAATCTGGAAAAGGCGTTGTAAAAAGTATcaattttcagataatttttgcatccacatttatttaatatttttataatacgGCATGagtcccataaaaaaaaaataagagaatttatCTCTCCAACTGAAATAAAAGTAGGGTATCGGTATGTTCCTTCAACTCCAGCTGAACTAACGGCAGCTGCCCCATTGGTCAGCAGCCTCCAGACCAGGGGTCATGGCTGATGATGTTGGCTTGAACCAGAATATCCTTTCTTTCTAGGTCACTTCCTGCGTTCTCGTGTTGTTCAGCTTTTCCAGTTAGTCAAACGTAAATATTTCCTCCTTGTTCTTCTCTGACAGTTGCTATGCCAATGATCTTGTGCATCTGGCTTAAGGTTTTAAAATCCTGGCCTTCACTGGGCACTATTCTAAGTAACTGACCTGCATTATCACACTCAGTCTTCATAAGGGAGGGACTCATTGACTCTatttttttagatgagaaaattgagattcAAAATGTTGGTTAAGTAACTTCCTCAAGGTGATGTGGGTAGTCCGAATTCTTAAATCAGGCACATCTGGCTCCCCCAAACTGTGTTCCTTAACCCAAGCCCTCCAAAGGACACAGTTCCATCTGGTGAAAGTCAGGTAAGCACATAAACGTGAAGACATTCAAAatactggggaggtgggggagggtatagctcagtggtagagcacatgcttttgcatgcatgaggtcctgggttcaattcccagtacctccattaaaaaagtaatagtaaaataaaattttttttaaaatactagggAAACAGCATCAGTCCAACACAAGCACGATTATTTATGTCCAGGGCTATGCTTTGATCTGAAGACTGCACACTGTCCAACCATCATCCTCCAATAACGTCGAACTCTGTGTGAATTTCTCTGCCAGGCAAATTCCTCTGGCCTAAGAGAAGTGCTTGCCAAGAAAGCTCAAAACCCAGGAGCAATTAATTATTGACAGAGCATCTGAATAAGAGATAAAAGAGAAGTCATTCTTTCTCCCCACACGCGatagtaaataaatttaattatggTAGGGGAAGCCGAGGGATCTTCGTCTGTATTAAGTTTTATTAGCTGAGACATTTAAAAACATGTCCTCATCACAAAGAGGTCTTGTGTAATCCTAAATGTCCCACTTTGGTGCAAGGCTTGGAAGTGAATAGATTTAATGGAGCACATGGTGGCAGATGGCCTGCTGTACCTACAGGTTTTGAGCTGGTTTATCGTCAATTAACTTTGGTCTACAGATGCCTATAGCAAATTGACTGCATCATAGAATCCCAAGCCTCATTTTCTCACTGATAGACCCTGCCACATTGGGATCAGGGGACAAATGGCATCAAACTCCCTTAATATCTGGAAGCTCCCAAGTCAGACAAGGCCACTCTGCAGGTGAACACGGATGGATGGAGGGGTCGGTTTGGAGAAGTATCCTTGGGAAGGAAACCAAGAGACATGGGTCCCGGTGTGGGATCTATCCCTGGTTCACTGGGCAACCTTGGAAGCCAAGAAAGGAGAAGTCCCATGTGTAAAACCAGCTCCATGCTTAGCTGCTGTCACACAAAAAAACCAAGTGACTGTATGTCACACCATAAAATGACTATATGTCATTATATTCTCAACTGAACTTGAGCTAAGTTTTagggttttacagatgaggataatAAGGCTTGGGGATGTGATTCGACTTGCTGAGCTTACCAAGCCTGATTCCCTGTCTCTGGGCTTGTTTCCTCATTTGGACAAAGATACCTTTGGACTTTTCTTAAAGCGCCATAAAGGAACTATGGTCGGTTTTGCATGTAGCATGATCattgttgcaactactcaactctgctgttttAGGTAAAATAACAGCCACAGACAgcacaaaaaggaatgaatgtGGCCATGCTCCAATGAATGTTTATCTAGGGGCATTGGAATTAgaagttcttaaaatttttgtgCATCacaaaatgttattattatttgggtTTTTCCCAACCattgaaagaggaaaaatcattcttagctGTGGGCCGTACAAAACCAGGTAGCAGTTTGCCAGCCCCTGGACCAGGTCATCTTGGAGGTCTTGTTGAAGGCAGGCGTTTTCTGAAAGCCACTCCAGCAATCATATCCTCGATTTTTTAAGCTCTTCCGTGGGCTAAATGCTTTAAAAGCATTCTCTCTCTTAATCCTTTTACAAAAGTGTGAAGGAGGTGTTGTCATTATCTTCATTTCAGAGATTATAAAACTGATACGTAGAGAAACTAAGAGTCTATCTAATAGAGCCGCAATTTACACTCAAGTGTATCATCAGGTTCCCAAGAATGCATGCATCCACCTTCTGCCGCCTTTTCTGATAATACTTCCATCAGAACTACAGTGGgacatagaataaaaaagaacttcCAAGTGTATGTGAATTTTCCCCGGTAGCTCCCCGCTGGGCTTTCGTGCAACAAGTTACAACTATTTCTGGAGAGGAATAACCACTCTCTTTCCTGTTCCTCCCTCTTCCAGAAATGTGATGCCTAAGACTTTGGATGGCCAGTTAACCATGGAGAAGACGCCAAGTTACTTTGTGACAAACGAGGCCCCCAAGCGCATCCATTCCATGGCCAAGGACATCAAACTGATCGTGGTGGTGAGAAACCCCGTGACCAGGGCCATCTCCGACTACACCCAGACACTGTCAAAGAAACCCGAGATCCCCACCTTTGAGGTGCTGGCCTTCAAAAACCGGACCCTGGGGCTGATCGATGCCTCGTGGAGCGCCATCCGGATAGGCATCTACGCTCTGCACCTGGAGAACTGGCTCCAGTTCTTTCCCCTCTCTCAGATCCTCTTTGTCAGCGGCGAGCGGCTCATAGTGGACCCCGCCGGAGAAATGGCCAAAGTACAGGATTTTCTAGGCCTCAAGCGTGTTGTGACTGAGAAGCATTTCTATTTCAACAAAACCAAGGGGTTCCCTTGCCTAAAGAAGCCAGAAGACAGCAGTGCCCCGAGGTGCTTAGGCAAGAGCAAAGGTCGGACTCATCCCCGCATCGACCCAGATGTGATCCACAGACTGCGGAAATTCTACAAACCCTTCAACGTGATGTTTTACCAAATGACTGGTCAAGATTTCCAGTGGGAACAGGAAGAGGGTGACAAATGAGGCTAGAGATGTGGAGGGAAGGCTAGGGAAGAGCGGGGGTGGCTCCTTACCTGAGTCCCGCATCCCCCAGGGTCTGCAGCCTCAGCCTTGCTGGAGTGCCAAGTAGATTTCTGATCTCCCCTTTTGCCCAATCAGGATTGCTGTTGGCTTAGGCAAACGGATGGATCCCATGGCATGCTCATGGGGGTACCAGGCCTGCCTGGGTTGCAGTAGCTGGTTGACTAGATGGCCACCAGAATCCATGGTGAATTCTTGTCTTCTGCTGGTTAATCAGGTCTGAAGACAGGATAAATAACTGTCAAGGTCAGAGACAGGGCCATGGATGTTTGtttaagtgattaaaaaagaaaggaaggtctGCTTTTGGCTGAGGGCAGTTGAAGGGGGCTCTCACTTTAATTTGAGAAGCCTAAGTTCTAGCTGCGTATCTGGCAAAGgcccctgccccaccagcctcTCACCAGAATACTGATTGTGGCATCTCACCAGGATTCTGATTGTGGCTAAATGCCCTAGGACTCCTGGGGAGCAAGGTCCTCCCTCTAAGGTGTCTCTAGCCTTCTCCTTAAAGGTCTCATCCCACAACCCTTTGACTTCCTCTCTCCTCACCTTGGGAAGGCAGAGGCATGCACGCTCCTCACCGAAAACAGCTGACGTCCCTGCAAGCGGTCTTTCTGATAGCCCTctaagggggcgggggggtggggctCTCTCTTCATGAGCATCCTGGGTTGTGGAGAAGCTTAGCACATGCCCTCCTTAGGATCAGGCCCACAGAGCTGGCCTCAGAGTAGTGTGAGTTCAGAGCCCTGAGGCTGGTAAAGAGGAATGCCATCTCTgggagtgaaaaaaagaaagccaatcCTCTTGGTGGGTGGTGTCCATGCCTGAAGACCCTCAGAGCCCTCGGTTCTGAGACAGGTTATCAGAGTGGGCTCCCGCAGGGTTCCCTAGAAGGTCAAGGACCAGAAAGTTGGCATGCCTTTTGAATAACCTTTAGCAATGCAACAAACAGGGGCTCGGTCACCGTTCTTCTG
Encoded proteins:
- the HS3ST4 gene encoding heparan sulfate glucosamine 3-O-sulfotransferase 4, producing the protein MWVVRILKSGTSGSPKLCSLTQALQRTQFHLVKVRNVMPKTLDGQLTMEKTPSYFVTNEAPKRIHSMAKDIKLIVVVRNPVTRAISDYTQTLSKKPEIPTFEVLAFKNRTLGLIDASWSAIRIGIYALHLENWLQFFPLSQILFVSGERLIVDPAGEMAKVQDFLGLKRVVTEKHFYFNKTKGFPCLKKPEDSSAPRCLGKSKGRTHPRIDPDVIHRLRKFYKPFNVMFYQMTGQDFQWEQEEGDK